In Phacochoerus africanus isolate WHEZ1 chromosome 16, ROS_Pafr_v1, whole genome shotgun sequence, one genomic interval encodes:
- the PANO1 gene encoding proapoptotic nucleolar protein 1 — MPDLGGRLREWPSLEGSVERGDPRLPGGALPAQFLRCAQRRWSNVRHPAAHNRAELRGLRCSQALTGIEVGARGPGVSAACSKDPRTGGHEEGSWRSKNFSPPETGRGGPGATETRLSSPAAAPSPGHGPRGTAGSIGGRGTTGPRGRLRRKARESQEAALQRHPRGPAAPSSPRRSSHPPATLVPALLAPGRPPPPSLPHPALAPPGPAPDTHLRRLRAGRTAASQLCAESTAERERKKNPGSLRADGRNPRHARAAPKAAPRTSTARRGKRRRPSAKPGGGTKRSRDGAARFLGVG; from the exons ATGCCAGATCTGGGGGGAAGGTTAAGAGAATGGCCCAGCCTGGAGGGATCGGTGGAAAGGGGCGATCCCCGACTCCCGGGCGGCGCCCTCCCAGCCCAGTTCCTAAGATGCGCTCAGCGGCGGTGGTCCAACGTGCGCCATCCAGCCGCCCACAACAGAGCAGAGCTCAGGGGCCTCAGGTGCTCGCAAGCGCTAACGGGGATTGAAGTAGGCGCAAGGGGGCCCGGTGTCTCAGCCGCGTGCTCAAAGGATCCCAGGACAGGTGGCCATGAAGAAGGGAGCTGGAGGTCCAAGAACTTCTCGCCCCCAGAGACTGGGCGGGGCGGCCCCGGGGCCACAGAAACA CGGCTCTCAAGCCCTGCTGCCGCCCCTAGTCCGGGACACGGCCCTCGGGGCACCGCAGGCTCCATCGGGGGACGTGGGACCACGGGGCCGCGTGGGCGACTCCGCCGGAAGGCGCGGGAGAGCCAGGAGGCCGCACTGCAGCGTCATCCCCGAGGGCCGGCCGCGCCGAGCAGCCCCCGCCGGTCCAGCCACCCGCCCGCAACTCTGGTTCCAGCACTGCTCGCCCCGGGGCGCCCGCCTCCACCTTCTCTTCCTCACCCGGCGCTGGCTCCGCCTGGCCCCGCCCCGGACACTCACCTGCGCCGGCTCCGGGCTGGGCGCACCGCCGCCTCCCAGCTCTGCGCCGAGTCCACAGCAGAGAGAGAACGCAAAAAGAATCCTGGTTCGCTGCGGGCCGATGGACGGAACCCAAGGCACGCCCGGGCCGCACCGAAGGCGGCGCCCCGCACCTCCACAGCTCGACGCGGGAAGAGGCGGCGCCCGAGCGCGAAGCCCGGCGGGGGAACAAAGAGGAGCCGGGATGGGGCCGCGCGCTTCCTGGGTGTCGGGTGA